In Pyrenophora tritici-repentis strain M4 chromosome 6, whole genome shotgun sequence, the DNA window GAGATCGTTGCAGGCTAGCGGGACACCCGACCTTCCCCACCTTGGTCCTTGCACTCAACACGGTGCTCTCATGAAGCCGCGAACATTTTGTACCTGGATCAGATCGAATCTTTTGTCTAAATACTGCAACTTTTTCAACAGGTCCATGGGAAGGTTTTTGAGATGGATAAGCTTTGAGATGTAGTTTCACAGCCGCAATGACCTAGCTTTCTGTTACTTGATGTCTATACTAAGTGTGTGTAGTTGACTTCTCTGAAGATTGCTAGTCATCTTTTATTACATTGAAGAGGAATTTCATGGAGTTCGAAGACGTCGTTCGTGAGGTTCATATCATTCGTGTCTATCTATTTTCCCAGTCCAGTGCCATCGACCGTTCTTGTTGCATGTGAGACGTGCTATCATGCAAAAAGGAACGTGTTTCTCGGTCCGGAGCGCTTCTAATCTTCAGACTCAATAACTGCCGGGGCCTTGAGGGACCTGGTCTTGAGGAAATCGAGGCCTTCGCCGCCCTGTTGTATAGTCAGTATACAATACGGTCTACAAGTCTAGGCATCAGGTAGGATATGGGACTTACGTAGGAGATCAACGGTGAAACCTCGATACCATCCTTGGGATCCTCGCTCACAACAGTGGCACCAGCAGCTTGAACCCACTTCTTGCCCTGGGTCATGATGTCTTGCTTGCTAGTATCGGGGTCGTCCTCGCCGGTTCCTCGGGCGTTCTTCAGTGGAGAGAATTCGTCTTCACGCTTTACTTCCATGCAAGCAAACTTCTCCAGAGTAAGGAAGGGGAAGCAATCAAAGACAAACTGCTCCAACTTGATGCCGTTTGGCTTCTCTGGCTTGACCGTCTCGCCAGTCTCGGTGTTGACGAAAGGAATCTTCTTTCGCGCAACGTGGTGCGGAAGCTTCTTTGCCCACTCCGGGATGCTTTCGAGGAACTTGTATGAGTAGTAGTGGTTGACAATGTTGGCAGCGCGGAACTTGAGCAGTTCAGAGTCCTTGGAGTCCTTGGCCTCTGCGTCTTCGGTTGAGATCTCAGAGTATTCAACAACATCTGGCTTGCCGTTCTTCTGGAGAATGAGACCGACTGACTCCTTAGCGTTACGCTTACGGACGACCTTGGTAGCGATGTCGACGTTCTTGGATGCAGAGAAGCCGATAAAGACGGGGTCTGCAACCTTGACGAGACAGTTGTCGACACAGTATGCGTGAATGTGTTGGATACCACGCTTTCCCATGTCTGCTACGACGCCAGATTGGATGAGGGCTTGGTAGAGACCACCGTTGCCATCAGGTGCAACCGCAACCTACACAGTATCAGTACGATATCAAGGACTTGGCGACGGCTAGGGGAAGTGCAGTTGCTGCAAACATACCTTTGACTTGCTCTCTAGTAGAATCTTTCCCTCGTTTGAAATACACGGTAGAACACCCTGCTCGAAGATGACGACATTCTCCTTCTTCAGACCAAAGTAGTCGTGCTTTGCAAAGAAGTCTGCAGTGGGCCCTCGAGTAGGTCCGCTAGTCATGACATACCATGGGATGGTTACGCTGTCTTTGTTGTGCTTCTTCGCGGCCAACATCTCGGCCTTCCTGATGCGCTCACCCTGGAGCTGGAACAGGCTCTTCTTGCTGGGCAGGCCAATGTCAAAGCAGCCCTTTGGTGCGGAGCTACCAAGACGAGTGCCCTGACCACCGGCCATGAGCACGACGGCAACCTTGTTCTCAGCAATCAGCTCCAGACCGCTGTTGTACCATTGGTCGAGATCTCCCTGCGAAGAGTCAAGGACCGAGGATGTGGCATTTTCTGGAAGAGGTTCGAGCTTGGTCTCAGTGGCTTCGGACTGGGCGGGGTGGAGTGCACGCTCGGTGATTTCGTTGATGTAGTCGGGGTTGAAGTTGCTCAATTGCTCGTAGAGAGTCGCCTTCTCCGAGGCAGAGAGTTTGTCGTAGAAGGCCTGCGTCCTATGGTTAGCATCTCATGGTTCACGACTCGTATGCATCTCATGGTGTTCAAGACTCGTATGCATCTGCAGGCCTATACATACAAATACTTGCTCCTGGCCAGCCTTCTGGTACTTTGACTTGAGCTCGTTGAGCTGTTCCTCTGATGGCTCCTTCGCTGGGGCTGCTCCCTGGGTGCCCCCGCCAATGTTGAGCTTCTCAAGCGCGTTGTTTACTGTGTCTTTGATGGCCTCCATGGTGGTGTTATAAGTGGGGTAGTAGTGGGGTAATTTGAATAATGGAATCGAGAACTGGAATTGAACTCAAAAGTCTGAAAACGGCGTGCAGAGTTATATGTAGAGCTTCAGACCCACAGCGCGTTACGAAGAATCGACTATAGCTCAGCTCTGACGGTCGTGTCGCCCCACTCGGCGTGCGTCGTTGCCGCACATGGACAAGGTCGCGCCTCCCGAGATCGTCAGCACCCGCAAATCGTCACTAATTATAGGTAGACGACTATCGTCTCACAACTTTTTGAGTTACAGCTCTGCAATGAAATATTGTTTGTCCCGCACCTGGATGTCATGAAATACTggacatactagtgtaaaaaaaccactgtagtcgccagacacgtcCATTGGGTGAGGCATACACTGcccagtattttatgtcacccaggtgcTGCCATGAATAGTATTTACCCTGGTTTATTCCGCCATTTGCAGACATACACAGTCTGTCTAGATCCCTCTTGTTGCCCAACAAAAGAGTTGAGAAAAAAAAAAAGAAACGTTTGCAGCACCGGCGCAATGCATGAACATCAGAAGCCCGAACCGAAAATTTACACGGAAACCTCAAACGCCTTCATGTATCCACATCACGATTGTCCATTTGTTTCTGTCTGCTTCTCGGGTTCGGCAGGCTTCAACGCCTTTTGTGGCGCAGGGTTCAGGATACGAGTGGCGTCGATCAATCCCGCATTAGGGTTCAGTTCGAGACCAAAACCAGGGAGATCGAGAGTCTTGACATCGAGATAGCCCTTGCTGGGGATGGGCTCATTGGTGAAGCTACAAATCATCAGCGTAAACTTTAATAGATCACAGGTAAGAACTTACAGGTTGCCAAAGACAGGCAAGACGGACTTGCCATCCGGCGAGTTCGCCAAATACTCTTGGAATGGGCAATTGGCCTGAGACACCACAAAGTGGTAAGAGTATGGGCCGCTTGCATGAGGGACCACAGGGATATCATATGCAGCAGCCATAGCCGAAATCTTGAGGAGTTCAGTCATACCCCCGACCCACATGACGTCGGGCTGCAGGATGTCTAGGTTGCGGCCCTCGATGAGTTTTCTGAAACCATATCGCGAGTATTCGTGTTCGCCTGTGGTGAACTTCATGCGTGGATGAGCGCGCTTGATCTGCTCGAAGCCGTCCGAATCGTCAGGGGATAAGCATTCTTCCCACCAGTTCAGGTTGAGATGCTCAGTCGCTTTGACTACTTCGATGGTATATGGTACGTTCAGACTCATGTAACAGTCAACCATGAGAGGAAAGTCTGGCCCAACGCTTTCACGGTGCTTAGTCAGGAACTCTACGTTCTTCTTAAGACCCTCCACACCCTCGCCAGGTCCATAAGGTAGTGGTACCTTTGCGCCGAAGAAACCCATCTCCTTTGCTGCTGCTGGCTCAGGACCAGTGCAGTAGAAGTTGAGCCTCTCCCGAGTTGATCCACCTAACATCTTGTATACGGGTTCGTTGCGAATGTGGCCGAGGAGATCCCATATGGCAAGATCGATTACGGAGATGACGGCGACGGGGAGACCCTTGCGACCGTAAAACATGGAAGCACGGTACATTTGCTCAAACATGTGGTTTGTATCTCTGGGATCTACACTATCGTCAGATTTCATACTAGACACTGCGCATTTGGAGGTGGCTCACCTTGGCCGATCAAGAAACGCTCAAAGTGCTCAGCTACCAGCCAGCATGCCGGTGGCCCTCCAAAGCCAGTAGCAAAGCCTTTAGTGCCATCACTGGCCTCAAGCTCCACACAGAAAGAGCCCAGGACGTTGATTCCCCAGCTCGTTCTCGACTTGCGATACTCCTCATACTGGCTCATGGGGGTAGAGATTTTGCTGTCAATCAGCCAATGTCCGCCCGCAACATTGTGGTAGTCTCCGCCGCTTCCGGGGCCTTGTGTAATGAATGTGCGGACATGTTTGATGGTAGGAAACGGGCGCACGCTGCCAGAAGGCGTAGAAGAAGGCATTGCAATATCGAGAAGAGCAGTTCTCGTGGGAAAGTCAAGAGATGGCAGATAGCGAAAGAGGGGTAACTATGTGCACGGCGTACAGTACTGTATGGTGGCACTACATTATCATATATCAGGACGATCGTATGCGAATTAGCAAGCCGAGAAGCAGGCTCGGTCCATCTCGCAGCGACCTACAACGAGGGTAGAAGGCGTCCTTGACTACACATGGGGCAGCCAAGTGGAGCGCGGTCGGGTTAGAGAGGCTGTCGGCCATGTCGGGTAAAGCAGGACAAGACCGAGCACCGCGTTTCTGCACATGAGCATTGTAAGCATTGTACCGAAATGCCAGCGTCCCACCCAAGGCCACCAATGAAAGCGTGCGGACACACATTTAGCCCGTAGCTACCATATCTGGGGAAAGGGTCTAAAGCTTGTAGGCGGGGCTTTTCCTCGGTACAGCTGCGCGCGAAAG includes these proteins:
- a CDS encoding L-alanine-DL-glutamate epimerase and related enzyme enolase superfamily — its product is MPSSTPSGSVRPFPTIKHVRTFITQGPGSGGDYHNVAGGHWLIDSKISTPMSQYEEYRKSRTSWGINVLGSFCVELEASDGTKGFATGFGGPPACWLVAEHFERFLIGQDPRDTNHMFEQMYRASMFYGRKGLPVAVISVIDLAIWDLLGHIRNEPVYKMLGGSTRERLNFYCTGPEPAAAKEMGFFGAKVPLPYGPGEGVEGLKKNVEFLTKHRESVGPDFPLMVDCYMSLNVPYTIEVVKATEHLNLNWWEECLSPDDSDGFEQIKRAHPRMKFTTGEHEYSRYGFRKLIEGRNLDILQPDVMWVGGMTELLKISAMAAAYDIPVVPHASGPYSYHFVVSQANCPFQEYLANSPDGKSVLPVFGNLFTNEPIPSKGYLDVKTLDLPGFGLELNPNAGLIDATRILNPAPQKALKPAEPEKQTETNGQS
- a CDS encoding UDP-glucose pyrophosphorylase: MEAIKDTVNNALEKLNIGGGTQGAAPAKEPSEEQLNELKSKYQKAGQEQVFAFYDKLSASEKATLYEQLSNFNPDYINEITERALHPAQSEATETKLEPLPENATSSVLDSSQGDLDQWYNSGLELIAENKVAVVLMAGGQGTRLGSSAPKGCFDIGLPSKKSLFQLQGERIRKAEMLAAKKHNKDSVTIPWYVMTSGPTRGPTADFFAKHDYFGLKKENVVIFEQGVLPCISNEGKILLESKSKVAVAPDGNGGLYQALIQSGVVADMGKRGIQHIHAYCVDNCLVKVADPVFIGFSASKNVDIATKVVRKRNAKESVGLILQKNGKPDVVEYSEISTEDAEAKDSKDSELLKFRAANIVNHYYSYKFLESIPEWAKKLPHHVARKKIPFVNTETGETVKPEKPNGIKLEQFVFDCFPFLTLEKFACMEVKREDEFSPLKNARGTGEDDPDTSKQDIMTQGKKWVQAAGATVVSEDPKDGIEVSPLISYGGEGLDFLKTRSLKAPAVIESED